From a region of the Labrus mixtus chromosome 5, fLabMix1.1, whole genome shotgun sequence genome:
- the LOC132974781 gene encoding nuclear factor 7, brain-like, which translates to MAEKIAFVESFLKCPVCLETFKDPVSLICNHSFCSSCLKTCWEQAENKNCPTCKRRSSKSYPINFALKELADLFAGRQKAGSSGAEKEEKVDVMCSKHEAKPEYFCEDEDRAVCPVCEFSLHHGHKVVPVEEAVAGLKEQLKSDLESLQDKREKHKQVEETYNEVIQHSKKQLLSTERQIRAEFKKLQQFLKEEEESRLAALREEEEQKGKTISRELKKIQEQISSLSQSICAVEEELQKHSVSFLSSYKPTQTRARVQCSVSDPQLVSGALIDVAKHLGNLSFKVWEKMRDRVHFSPAILDPNTANPCLYLSDDLTSVRREDTTKQLPDNPERCTYYADILGSEAFSSGRHSWEVEVGNHPYWLLGLAKESVDRKDKIFATPESGIWCLFHRSGKYTNGDGKNVPVKKNLQRIRVELDYDRGEVSFYDSEDMNHIYTHRDTFTENIYPFFSIGDAGAAKTTDVKICYSDENVL; encoded by the coding sequence atggctGAGAAAATTGCTTTTGTTGAAAGCTTCCTCAAATGTCCGGTGTGTTTAGAGACTTTCAAAGATCCTGTGTCTCTGATCTGCAACCACAGCTTCTGTTCAAGCTGCCTGAAGACATGCTGGGAacaagctgaaaacaaaaactgtccCACCTGTAAAAGGAGATCTTCAAAATCTTACCCAATCAACTTTGCTCTGAAGGAACTGGCTGACTTGTTTGCTGGAAGACAGAAAGCTGGATCATCAGGggcagaaaaagaagagaaggtgGATGTGATGTGTAGCAAACATGAAGCCAAGCCTGAATATTTTTGTGAAGATGAAGATCGAGCTGTGTGTCCTGTCTGTGAGTTTTCTCTCCACCACGGTCACAAGGTGGTTCCTGTAGAAGAAGCAGTCGCTGGCCTGAAGGAGCAGCTGAAATCAGACTTAGAGTCTCTACAGGACAAGagggagaaacacaaacaagtggAGGAAACATACAATGAAGTGATTCAACACTCCAAGAAGCAGCTGTTGTCCACAGAGAGGCAGATCAGAGCAGAGTTCAAGAAGCTCCAGCAGTTcctgaaagaggaagaagagtccAGACTGGCAGctctgagggaggaagaggagcagaagggGAAGACTATCAGCAGAGAGTTGAAGAAGATTCAGGAGCAGATCTCCTCTCTGTCACAAAGTATCTGTGCTGTTGAAgaagagctgcagaaacacagcgtGTCTTTCCTCAGCAGTTATAAACCCACTCAGACCAGAGCCAGAGTCCAGTGCTCAGTGTCAGATCCACAGCTGGTCTCAGGAGCGCTGATCGATGTGGCCAAACACCTGGGCAACCTGTCCTTCAAAGTCTGGGAGAAGATGAGGGACAGGGTCCACTTCAGTCCTGCCATTCTGGACCCAAACACTGCAAACccctgtctctatctgtctgatGATCTGACCAGTGTGAGACGGGAAGATACTACGAAGCAGCTTCCCGACAATCCTGAGAGGTGCACTTACTATGCAGATATTCTGGGCTCTGAGGCCTTTAGCTCAGGGAGGCACAGctgggaggtggaggtgggcaACCATCCTTACTGGCTCCTGGGTTTGGCTAAAGAGTCAGTTGACAGGAAGGATAAGATTTTTGCTACCCCAGAATCTGGAATCTGGTGTTTATTTCATCGCAGTGGAAAATACACAAATGGCGATGGAAAGAATGTCCCAGTGAAGAAGAATCTTCAGAGGATCAGAGTCGAGCTGGACTATGACAGGGGCGAGGTGTCCTTCTACGACTCTGAAGACATGAATCACATctacactcacagagacacattcaCTGAAAATATCTACCCATTCTTCAGTATTGGAGATGCTGGGGCTGCTAAGACTACTGATGTCAAAATCTGTTACTCAGATGAAAATGTATTGTAG